AGGAGTTTTCAGGAGGGCTGCACCCCACAACTCAGTTAACACGCAAATAGAAGTCCTGCGGGGAAGTCGCAGGAATCCGTGAGTTCCTTTACAAGGGCCTTAGGTATGTTCTGAGAGAACCGCTCCCTCCAccccagccttggagacccttcCTTAACATTGTGGGTTGTGCCACGAGAGAGAAGGGGAAACGGAAAGTCCAGCTGGGCGTGGAAGGAGGGTTCCTTACGGTCCTTCTGTCCCCGCAGCCCCCAAAGAGAAGCCCCCTAGGGCCGGGGGGTACTGAGCCAGAGTCTGACCGTACCGAGGGGGATCAGAGAGAGGAGCGTGAGCGGGAAGCCCCAGACTGGGCTCTGCAGCCCGGTAAGAAGCTGGGGGTAGGGTGGGGCACAGTTTGCCATCCTGGGCAAAGTGGCGAATTCAAAATTTTCTGCTCTCATTAGCGTACGGGTTTGCATCTAATTTGCATGAGACCCATTTAATCGCAGAGACCTCTCCGTTTCTTCTTGCCCTCTAGTCCGATGTGTGTCCCCCACCTAGTAGGTCCCGAGCCCCCGCGGGAGGAGTGTCCCCGCGCCCCACCCCTGGCCCCTCGCCAGCCCGGGCTCCAGGACTTCGCCTTAATTGGTGATTAGACTCAGCTGGAGTCCTGGGGCCTGGAGGGAAGAAAGGTCCGGCGAGAGGGCGGCATCTGGGCTGTGTTCCCCACAGAGAGCTCCCCACACACGCACCCCCTACCGAGGGGACCTTGTCCACCCCCGCACGGCCAGGGACAGCCCCAACCCCAGGACACCTTCGCTCAGGCCAAGACCCCATCCCCGGGACTCTTCACCGTAGAGACCGAGGGCCGAGCTGGGCAGAACCCGCCGCCTGGTTTAACCCCCAGCCCAGAGCACCGCAGTCAGAGCCCAAGATGCAGGAGGAAGGGGGACCTAGGCGGGGGAGCCTAGGCTGGGGAGGAGGGGCGGAGGTGCTGGAGACAAGGAGTGGGAACGTGGTGGtgcctgggggagggggaattGGGGCGGGAACCCCGCACTGGCTGGAGGGGGAACGCGGGGGAGAGGGCGGAGCTGGGCCGCAGAGGCCCCTCCCCGCGGCGGCACCGGGGCCCGGCCTGTTATTCGGCTCGCGGCTCGGCCCCGACCCGCGCAGCGCCAGTGGCTCGGGGAGTGGGCCCCCGCCTTCTCCCTCGACCGGGCCTAGAGCCACCCCCAACCTGAGAAGCCAGAGACGAAGCTGGAGCTGCTGCCGCATCCTGGCCCAGCCTCCCCCAACATCCCTCTCCCCGGTTGGACATCTGGACTCTGGGCCCCGCACCGACAGGGTTCCGGAAACCCTCCCCGCCCAGCTCCGCGGGCCGGGCCCCGCACCGCCCCCTCTCGAGAGCCCCCTGCCCTTCTCCAAACCAGACTTCCGCCCACCCCTGGACACCCCCTCTCTGtcgcctccctccccacctcccccagcctggaccagggtaggagggaggggggGTGTGCGCCCTGCGCcatccccgccccgccccccgtgAGTCCCCCTGCATGGCCGGCCCGGGTGGGGGACGCGGGGGGGCCCGGGCGCCATGCGGGGGGGGCACAAGGGGGGTCGCTGTGCCTGTCCCCATGTGATCCGAAAAGTGCTGGCAAAATGCGGCTGCTGCTTCCCCCGGGGGGGACGTGGTGAGTGCGAGGTCGGAGGGGCCCAGTGTTGAGTCGGGGGCAGGCTGGGGGTTCTGGTTTGTCCTAGCCCTAGTTATTTAGGGTCTGGAGATTGTGCGTGcgtttttttttccaggaaagtGACTTAATAGATGATCTCTAAGGTTCCTTCTGCCACCAAATTTATATTAGTTCAAGTTAATAGGGGAAGGGGCAGGGGATTCATCTCTTCACCATAGTTCACTGGATGTGAGAAAGACCCTGTCCCCAATCCCCTTAGGCCTAGAACTGCTATCTTCACTCTCAGAGGCCTGGGAAGCAGTCTTTTGCCCAGAGTCTACTTCAGATCTgaagagggatggggatggaagaaTGAGGGATGAGGGAGTCTAGGAGGGGCTTTATGGTGAATCGCAGCTCATCTGCCCCACCCCAGGCCAGAAATAATCCTGATGAGCTCTCCTCACTTGACCCCTCTTATTGAGTTTGTGCATGTCTTGGGGGAGGTGGGCTGCAGAAGCCTTTTCTTTTTATAGCAATTACTGCAGTTGTGTAGGAGAGGTCTGGAGATGGCAGATGGACTCAGCTCTTTTttctgccccccccccttttccaGAGAATGGTCTGTACCCATTGGAAGGGGGAGGGTTGTGGGAGAGCAGATGGCCACCCCCAGCTTCCAGTGTCTGCCCAGATGGCTGCCCCCACCCACATATATGTGCCATGCTCAGGATATGGGGGAACCTCCACATGTACCTGAGAGCTCCAAGCCCGGGGAGCCAGGTGTTTACTGTTCTTCCCAAGGGTGCCTTGGTGAAATTTTCTATCCTGACCAACTCAAACAAGAATAGGAGATAGTGAGCCCTGGGGGAGAAGGATTGAGTATCATGGGGAAGAGACCCTGGGAACTCCCTGGGGATCCTGAGTCTGGAGCTGGACCAATGTTGGTATCTAtcactcccttccctcccctcccccccaccagaATCCTATTCTATTGCTGGCAGTGAGGGGAGTATCTCAGCTTCAGCTGCCTCGGGTCTGGCTGCCCCCTCTGGCCCCAGCTCTGGCTTCAGCTCTGGTCCCTGTTCCCCGGGCCCTCCAGGGCCAATCAGTGGCCTGAGGAGATGGCTGGATCATTCCAAACATTGTCTCAGTGTGGAAACTGAGATGGATGGTGGCCAGGCAGGACCATATGAGGTGAGCAGAGAGTACTGCAGAAGCATGTAAATAGAAAGGGACACAGGGAGAGAGGGTAAGTTATACCCACTGACGTCTGGAGAGACCCAGCTACTACCCCTGACCTCTGGCCCTAGAACTGGATGCTGGAGCCAGCTCTAGCCACAGGAGAGGAGCTGCCGGGACTGACCCTGCTGACCACATTGTTGGAGAGCCCTAGAGACAAGACTCAGGTATGAAGAAGTGGGTTTGGGAGGCTCCCTTCACTCAAGAGGCATCCCTTTGCTTACCCTAGGATGCTCTTTCCTTCCAGCCAGCTGAGGAGGAGACTGCTTCCCAGGCCTCTGAGAGTGAGGAGGAGCAGAAGAAGGCGGCTCTGGAAAGGAGTATGTAAGTGCCCTGTCCCTCCCGTTGCACAATTCCCAGAAGATTATCCCTCACACTTTAGACCTGGGAATCCCCTCTGAGGTGGACTCCACAGTGGTGAAGGAAGAAGAGGGGTTTCTAATCCATATGGCAGGAACCAGCCAAACCAAGGATGTGCTCAGACTTTGAAGTCAGGgcatcttccttttcctttcctagGTATGTCCTGAGTGAACTGGTAGAGACAGAGAAAATGTACGTGGAGGACTTGGGGCAGATTGTGGAGGTAGCTCCCTTTAACCTTCCCCAGCCCTGGCCCACCTGCCCTTTCCCTCTGCTCAGGTCTATTTTTAGGAGTTGCCTTGGTGCTTTTCTGTTCCATCCTCCCAGTCCCCTTCTTCTCCATCCttgtcctggaaaaaaaaaaaaaacctgaaagagGGTTCTTCTACCAGGATTGGCCCCACATGCTCCCACTCCAACCTTCCCACAGGGGTACATGGCCACCATGGCTGCTCAGGGGGTCCCCGAGAATCTTCGAGGCCGTGACAGGATTGTGTTTGGGAACATCCAGCAAATCTACGAGTGGCATCGAGAGTGAGTGGTGGAGCCCTGAGAGTGAAGGGCTAGGGAAGGGCTCACATCTGGTCCTCTCTGTATCACCCCCAGGGGCCCAGTGTGGCCTAAGGAGGAACCTAGAACAGAAGACTGAACATATGAAGGGGCTTGATGGGGGGGGCACTGCTAGTGCAGACAGCTTGAAATTGGGTATGGGTGGGGGCAGGTCTGAAATGTATTTGACCTCCCTTTTCCCTGCCAACCCCTCCAGCTATTTCCTGCAGGAGCTGCAGAAGTGTTTGGAGGATCCTGATTGGCTGGCTCAGCTATTCATCAAACATGTGAGCTTTGAGAGGGTGGGACTTAGGAGGGGCGGGGCTTGGGAGTGGGTCTGGGCTCTCTGGAGCTGTCCCTTCTCTCCTAGCCCACCGTACAGTCTCAAACTTTACCATTACTCTCTTAAGGAGCGCCGGCTGCATATGTATGTGGTGTACTGCCAGAATAAGCCCAAGTCAGAGCATGTGGTGTCAGAGTTTGGGGACAGCTACTTTGAGGTCAGTGGCTGAGGTGCGTTGGGAGAATGGGTACAGAATCAGCTTGAGCACGTTGTCGAAGCTGCATAACTACACTGTTCTGGTCCCCAGGAGCTTCGGCAGCAGCTGGGGCACCGCCTGCAGCTCAACGACCTCCTTATCAAGCCTGTGCAGCGGATCATGAAATACCAGCTGCTGCTCAAGGTCAGGACCACCttctccctggtggcacagctggcTGGGACAGCCTTCTTTTCATTTGTCTCCTCAGGGTTCCTAAGGC
The DNA window shown above is from Elephas maximus indicus isolate mEleMax1 chromosome 4, mEleMax1 primary haplotype, whole genome shotgun sequence and carries:
- the ARHGEF25 gene encoding rho guanine nucleotide exchange factor 25 isoform X2 codes for the protein MKPPDRPASGRTDRILGVMGGMLRACALPGQEGPPKRSPLGPGGTEPESDRTEGDQREEREREAPDWALQPESYSIAGSEGSISASAASGLAAPSGPSSGFSSGPCSPGPPGPISGLRRWLDHSKHCLSVETEMDGGQAGPYENWMLEPALATGEELPGLTLLTTLLESPRDKTQPAEEETASQASESEEEQKKAALERSMYVLSELVETEKMYVEDLGQIVEGYMATMAAQGVPENLRGRDRIVFGNIQQIYEWHRDYFLQELQKCLEDPDWLAQLFIKHERRLHMYVVYCQNKPKSEHVVSEFGDSYFEELRQQLGHRLQLNDLLIKPVQRIMKYQLLLKDFLKYYSRAGMDTEELERAVEVMCFVPKRCNDMMTLGRLRGFEGKLTAQGKLLGQDTFWVTEPEAGGLLSSRGRERRVFLFEQIIIFSEALGGGVRGGTQPGYVYKSSIKVSCLGLEGNLQGDSCRFALTSRGPEGGIQRYVLQATDPAVSQAWIKQVAQILESQRDFLNALQSPIEYQRRESQTNSLGRPGGPGVGSPGRPRPGDRAQVSTYTPINGSLPSLLLLPKGEVARAPLPLDTQARLAKLDEDEL
- the ARHGEF25 gene encoding rho guanine nucleotide exchange factor 25 isoform X4, which codes for MKPPDRPASGRTDRILGVMGGMLRACALPGQEGPPKRSPLGPGGTEPESDRTEGDQREEREREAPDWALQPESYSIAGSEGSISASAASGLAAPSGPSSGFSSGPCSPGPPGPISGLRRWLDHSKHCLSVETEMDGGQAGPYENWMLEPALATGEELPGLTLLTTLLESPRDKTQPAEEETASQASESEEEQKKAALERSMYVLSELVETEKMYVEDLGQIVEGYMATMAAQGVPENLRGRDRIVFGNIQQIYEWHRDYFLQELQKCLEDPDWLAQLFIKHERRLHMYVVYCQNKPKSEHVVSEFGDSYFEELRQQLGHRLQLNDLLIKPVQRIMKYQLLLKDFLKYYSRAGMDTEELERAVEVMCFVPKRCNDMMTLGRLRGFEVSCLGLEGNLQGDSCRFALTSRGPEGGIQRYVLQATDPAVSQAWIKQVAQILESQRDFLNALQSPIEYQRRESQTNSLGRPGGPGVGSPGRPRPGDRAQVSTYTPINGSLPSLLLLPKGEVARAPLPLDTQTPSDIPQAPRDSPPVPPILNTPPCQARLAKLDEDEL
- the ARHGEF25 gene encoding rho guanine nucleotide exchange factor 25 isoform X3, translated to MRGGHKGGRCACPHVIRKVLAKCGCCFPRGGRESYSIAGSEGSISASAASGLAAPSGPSSGFSSGPCSPGPPGPISGLRRWLDHSKHCLSVETEMDGGQAGPYENWMLEPALATGEELPGLTLLTTLLESPRDKTQPAEEETASQASESEEEQKKAALERSMYVLSELVETEKMYVEDLGQIVEGYMATMAAQGVPENLRGRDRIVFGNIQQIYEWHRDYFLQELQKCLEDPDWLAQLFIKHERRLHMYVVYCQNKPKSEHVVSEFGDSYFEELRQQLGHRLQLNDLLIKPVQRIMKYQLLLKDFLKYYSRAGMDTEELERAVEVMCFVPKRCNDMMTLGRLRGFEGKLTAQGKLLGQDTFWVTEPEAGGLLSSRGRERRVFLFEQIIIFSEALGGGVRGGTQPGYVYKSSIKVSCLGLEGNLQGDSCRFALTSRGPEGGIQRYVLQATDPAVSQAWIKQVAQILESQRDFLNALQSPIEYQRRESQTNSLGRPGGPGVGSPGRPRPGDRAQVSTYTPINGSLPSLLLLPKGEVARAPLPLDTQTPSDIPQAPRDSPPVPPILNTPPCQARLAKLDEDEL